A genomic region of Amphiura filiformis chromosome 6, Afil_fr2py, whole genome shotgun sequence contains the following coding sequences:
- the LOC140155758 gene encoding microspherule protein 1-like isoform X1: MASSTDQASSPSTSKETLSTQPNPIITSTLSSTSSDQTIATTASIVSTAMISDESIQQQQHQQQQVAAAAPSRPNTRARTPTTNNGGNKTVTTRAASAANGGSTGTPSTSGSSTTMTRHHSKSSTSLPMRAPPTTPPMTMSTRSSTLKRPSRPASGSRSGMSHASMSSIASHVKRRSSSRSIKRKKFDDELVESSLIKTNFPKGKVLPPMIPPPPPEKEKPKPEPTPSPSEKRRSSSKSSSSSKRKKQRQSQPATKDHGRWKPQDDLALISAVQQTNDLEAVYQGVKFSCRFTLREVEERWYALLYDPVVSRISQQAMRTMHPDIKISVLSKALFSEDEEKILGTIASASQPSLDTFQGVINKNATIFHQARTAKVLQTHWLLMKQYHLLPDQSVQPMPRGDHVLNFSDAEDMMEDSQLQDPKDEILEQELAQFDRRQKREIRHLENEIPKWQVMVDSVTGISPPDFDNQTLAVLRGRLVRYLMRSREITIGRATKDNTIDVDLSLEGPAWKVSRKQGVIKLRNSGEFYVANEGKRAIHIDGKAVLKGQKTKLNNNSVVEIAGLRFIFLINQDLINVIRAEAAKMGV, translated from the exons ATGGCGTCGTCAACAGATCAAGCGTCAAGTCCGTCAACAAGTAAAGAAACCCTGTCGACACAACCCAACCCTATTATTACCAGTACCTTGTCTTCCACCAGTAGTGATCAGACTATCGCTACGACAGCTTCTATAGTGTCAACTGCTATGATATCTGATGAAAGTATTCAGCAGCAACAGCATCAGCAACAGCAAGTAGCAGCAGCAGCTCCAAGTAGGCCTAATACTCGTGCTAGGACACCTACTACAAACAACGGTGGCAACAAAACTGTAACAACTAGGGCAGCTTCAGCAGCGAATGGTG GAAGTACAGGAACACCTTCTACTTCAGGCAGTAGTACAACCATGACAAGACATCATTCCAAATCCAGCACATCACTGCCAATGCGTGCACCTCCTACAACACCCCCAATGACAATGAGTACACGATCCTCTACGTTAAAGAGACCTTCAAGACCTGCATCAGGCAGCAGGAGCGGAATGTCACATGCGTCAATGAGCAGCATCGCTAGTCATGTCAAGAGACGCAGCTCATCCAGATCAATCAAAAGGAAGAAATTTGATGATGAATTGGTGGAAAGTAGTTTGATCAAGACAAATTTCCCAAAAGGAAAAGTCCTGCCTCCGATGATACCGCCACCACCACCAGAGAAAGAGAAACCTAAACCAGAACCAACACCAAGTCCATCTGAGAAAAGAAGG TCATCATCTAAATCCTCCTCATCTTCCAAGAGGAAAAAGCAGAGACAGTCACAACCAGCAACCAAGGATCATGGAAGATGGAAACCACAAGATGATTTGGCTCTTATTAGCGCTGTACAACAG ACCAACGATTTAGAAGCTGTTTATCAAGGTGTTAAATTTTCATGTCGGTTTACGCTCCGGGAGGTCGAAGAAAGGTGGTACGCATTGCTCTATGACCCAGTTGTATCTAG aATATCCCAGCAAGCCATGAGAACTATGCATCCTGACATCAAAATAAGTGTCCTGAGTAAAGCTTTGTTCAGTGAAGATGAGGAGAAAATTCTGGGAACAATAGCATCC GCAAGTCAGCCTTCGTTAGATACATTTCAAGGTGTAATCAATAAGAATGCAACTATCTTTCACCAAGCAAGGACAGCTAAGGTACTGCAGACACATTGGCTACTCATGAAACAATATCATCTCTTACCAGACCAATCAG TCCAACCAATGCCAAGAGGGGATCATGTACTTAACTTTTCCGATGCTGAAGACATGATGGAGGATTCACAATTGCA GGATCCTAAAGATGAAATTCTGGAGCAAG aaCTTGCCCAGTTTGATAGAAGACAAAAGCGTGAGATCCGACATCTTGAAAATGAGATTCCCAAATGGCAGGTTATGGTAGACAGTGTAACAG GTATAAGTCCACCAGACTTTGATAACCAAACACTTGCAGTATTACGTGGCAGATTAGTACGCTATCTCATGAGGTCCAGAGAG ATTACTATTGGGAGAGCAACGAAAGACAATACCATTGATGTGGATCTCTCCCTTGAAGGGCCGGCATGGAAAGTATCTCGCAAACAAGGGGTCATCAAACTTAGGAATAGCGGGGAATTTTATGTAGCGAATGAAGGCAAAAGAGCTATACATATAGATGGCAAAGCAGTACTGAAGGGTCAGAAAACGAAGCTGAATAATAATTCTGTTGTAGAG ATTGCCGGATTGCGATTTATTTTCCTCATCAATCAAGATTTAATCAATGTGATTAGAGCTGAAGCTGCCAAAATGGGAGTGTGA
- the LOC140155758 gene encoding microspherule protein 1-like isoform X3: protein MYYVKGSTGTPSTSGSSTTMTRHHSKSSTSLPMRAPPTTPPMTMSTRSSTLKRPSRPASGSRSGMSHASMSSIASHVKRRSSSRSIKRKKFDDELVESSLIKTNFPKGKVLPPMIPPPPPEKEKPKPEPTPSPSEKRRSSSKSSSSSKRKKQRQSQPATKDHGRWKPQDDLALISAVQQTNDLEAVYQGVKFSCRFTLREVEERWYALLYDPVVSRISQQAMRTMHPDIKISVLSKALFSEDEEKILGTIASASQPSLDTFQGVINKNATIFHQARTAKVLQTHWLLMKQYHLLPDQSVQPMPRGDHVLNFSDAEDMMEDSQLQDPKDEILEQELAQFDRRQKREIRHLENEIPKWQVMVDSVTGISPPDFDNQTLAVLRGRLVRYLMRSREITIGRATKDNTIDVDLSLEGPAWKVSRKQGVIKLRNSGEFYVANEGKRAIHIDGKAVLKGQKTKLNNNSVVEIAGLRFIFLINQDLINVIRAEAAKMGV from the exons ATGTACTATGTAAAAG GAAGTACAGGAACACCTTCTACTTCAGGCAGTAGTACAACCATGACAAGACATCATTCCAAATCCAGCACATCACTGCCAATGCGTGCACCTCCTACAACACCCCCAATGACAATGAGTACACGATCCTCTACGTTAAAGAGACCTTCAAGACCTGCATCAGGCAGCAGGAGCGGAATGTCACATGCGTCAATGAGCAGCATCGCTAGTCATGTCAAGAGACGCAGCTCATCCAGATCAATCAAAAGGAAGAAATTTGATGATGAATTGGTGGAAAGTAGTTTGATCAAGACAAATTTCCCAAAAGGAAAAGTCCTGCCTCCGATGATACCGCCACCACCACCAGAGAAAGAGAAACCTAAACCAGAACCAACACCAAGTCCATCTGAGAAAAGAAGG TCATCATCTAAATCCTCCTCATCTTCCAAGAGGAAAAAGCAGAGACAGTCACAACCAGCAACCAAGGATCATGGAAGATGGAAACCACAAGATGATTTGGCTCTTATTAGCGCTGTACAACAG ACCAACGATTTAGAAGCTGTTTATCAAGGTGTTAAATTTTCATGTCGGTTTACGCTCCGGGAGGTCGAAGAAAGGTGGTACGCATTGCTCTATGACCCAGTTGTATCTAG aATATCCCAGCAAGCCATGAGAACTATGCATCCTGACATCAAAATAAGTGTCCTGAGTAAAGCTTTGTTCAGTGAAGATGAGGAGAAAATTCTGGGAACAATAGCATCC GCAAGTCAGCCTTCGTTAGATACATTTCAAGGTGTAATCAATAAGAATGCAACTATCTTTCACCAAGCAAGGACAGCTAAGGTACTGCAGACACATTGGCTACTCATGAAACAATATCATCTCTTACCAGACCAATCAG TCCAACCAATGCCAAGAGGGGATCATGTACTTAACTTTTCCGATGCTGAAGACATGATGGAGGATTCACAATTGCA GGATCCTAAAGATGAAATTCTGGAGCAAG aaCTTGCCCAGTTTGATAGAAGACAAAAGCGTGAGATCCGACATCTTGAAAATGAGATTCCCAAATGGCAGGTTATGGTAGACAGTGTAACAG GTATAAGTCCACCAGACTTTGATAACCAAACACTTGCAGTATTACGTGGCAGATTAGTACGCTATCTCATGAGGTCCAGAGAG ATTACTATTGGGAGAGCAACGAAAGACAATACCATTGATGTGGATCTCTCCCTTGAAGGGCCGGCATGGAAAGTATCTCGCAAACAAGGGGTCATCAAACTTAGGAATAGCGGGGAATTTTATGTAGCGAATGAAGGCAAAAGAGCTATACATATAGATGGCAAAGCAGTACTGAAGGGTCAGAAAACGAAGCTGAATAATAATTCTGTTGTAGAG ATTGCCGGATTGCGATTTATTTTCCTCATCAATCAAGATTTAATCAATGTGATTAGAGCTGAAGCTGCCAAAATGGGAGTGTGA
- the LOC140155758 gene encoding microspherule protein 1-like isoform X2 codes for MASSTDQASSPSTSKETLSTQPNPIITSTLSSTSSDQTIATTASIVSTAMISDESIQQQQHQQQQVAAAAPSRPNTRARTPTTNNGGNKTVTTRAASAANGGSTGTPSTSGSSTTMTRHHSKSSTSLPMRAPPTTPPMTMSTRSSTLKRPSRPASGSRSGMSHASMSSIASHVKRRSSSRSIKRKKFDDELVESSLIKTNFPKGKVLPPMIPPPPPEKEKPKPEPTPSPSEKRRSSSKSSSSSKRKKQRQSQPATKDHGRWKPQDDLALISAVQQTNDLEAVYQGVKFSCRFTLREVEERWYALLYDPVVSRISQQAMRTMHPDIKISVLSKALFSEDEEKILGTIASASQPSLDTFQGVINKNATIFHQARTAKVLQTHWLLMKQYHLLPDQSVQPMPRGDHVLNFSDAEDMMEDSQLQDPKDEILEQELAQFDRRQKREIRHLENEIPKWQVMVDSVTGISPPDFDNQTLAVLRGRLVRYLMRSREITIGRATKDNTIDVDLSLEGPAWKVSRKQGVIKLRNSGEFYVANEGKRAIHIDGKAVLKGQKTKLNNNSVVEIAGLRFIFLINQDLINVIRAEAAKMGV; via the exons ATGGCGTCGTCAACAGATCAAGCGTCAAGTCCGTCAACAAGTAAAGAAACCCTGTCGACACAACCCAACCCTATTATTACCAGTACCTTGTCTTCCACCAGTAGTGATCAGACTATCGCTACGACAGCTTCTATAGTGTCAACTGCTATGATATCTGATGAAAGTATTCAGCAGCAACAGCATCAGCAACAGCAAGTAGCAGCAGCAGCTCCAAGTAGGCCTAATACTCGTGCTAGGACACCTACTACAAACAACGGTGGCAACAAAACTGTAACAACTAGGGCAGCTTCAGCAGCGAATGGTGGTAG TACAGGAACACCTTCTACTTCAGGCAGTAGTACAACCATGACAAGACATCATTCCAAATCCAGCACATCACTGCCAATGCGTGCACCTCCTACAACACCCCCAATGACAATGAGTACACGATCCTCTACGTTAAAGAGACCTTCAAGACCTGCATCAGGCAGCAGGAGCGGAATGTCACATGCGTCAATGAGCAGCATCGCTAGTCATGTCAAGAGACGCAGCTCATCCAGATCAATCAAAAGGAAGAAATTTGATGATGAATTGGTGGAAAGTAGTTTGATCAAGACAAATTTCCCAAAAGGAAAAGTCCTGCCTCCGATGATACCGCCACCACCACCAGAGAAAGAGAAACCTAAACCAGAACCAACACCAAGTCCATCTGAGAAAAGAAGG TCATCATCTAAATCCTCCTCATCTTCCAAGAGGAAAAAGCAGAGACAGTCACAACCAGCAACCAAGGATCATGGAAGATGGAAACCACAAGATGATTTGGCTCTTATTAGCGCTGTACAACAG ACCAACGATTTAGAAGCTGTTTATCAAGGTGTTAAATTTTCATGTCGGTTTACGCTCCGGGAGGTCGAAGAAAGGTGGTACGCATTGCTCTATGACCCAGTTGTATCTAG aATATCCCAGCAAGCCATGAGAACTATGCATCCTGACATCAAAATAAGTGTCCTGAGTAAAGCTTTGTTCAGTGAAGATGAGGAGAAAATTCTGGGAACAATAGCATCC GCAAGTCAGCCTTCGTTAGATACATTTCAAGGTGTAATCAATAAGAATGCAACTATCTTTCACCAAGCAAGGACAGCTAAGGTACTGCAGACACATTGGCTACTCATGAAACAATATCATCTCTTACCAGACCAATCAG TCCAACCAATGCCAAGAGGGGATCATGTACTTAACTTTTCCGATGCTGAAGACATGATGGAGGATTCACAATTGCA GGATCCTAAAGATGAAATTCTGGAGCAAG aaCTTGCCCAGTTTGATAGAAGACAAAAGCGTGAGATCCGACATCTTGAAAATGAGATTCCCAAATGGCAGGTTATGGTAGACAGTGTAACAG GTATAAGTCCACCAGACTTTGATAACCAAACACTTGCAGTATTACGTGGCAGATTAGTACGCTATCTCATGAGGTCCAGAGAG ATTACTATTGGGAGAGCAACGAAAGACAATACCATTGATGTGGATCTCTCCCTTGAAGGGCCGGCATGGAAAGTATCTCGCAAACAAGGGGTCATCAAACTTAGGAATAGCGGGGAATTTTATGTAGCGAATGAAGGCAAAAGAGCTATACATATAGATGGCAAAGCAGTACTGAAGGGTCAGAAAACGAAGCTGAATAATAATTCTGTTGTAGAG ATTGCCGGATTGCGATTTATTTTCCTCATCAATCAAGATTTAATCAATGTGATTAGAGCTGAAGCTGCCAAAATGGGAGTGTGA